The segment TCATGTTCTTCTCACACGATTGTTATATCCATATCCAATGGAAGCTGCTTGCTTATGTATACCAACCCATCAGCAAAAAATAAGTCATCACTGAATAGAGCAGCTATTCGGAATACTTCTGTTGCTCCTATTATGAATCCATTTATTTATACCTTGAGAAATCAACAAGTTAAGAAAGGTGTTAAAAATACTatccaaagggctggagagatagcacagtgggtagggcatttgccttacacgtggctgacccaggtttgatttccagcatcccatatggtcccctgagcactgccaggagtaatttctgaatgcagagccaggagtgacccaaaaagcaaaaaaaaaccaaaaacatattaTCCAAAAGGCTGTTTTtcacatcgccaggagtaattccttgagtgcagagccaggtgtgacccgaaaaataacaacaacaaaaatatatatgctatcAAAAACGCTGTTTTTCACATGTAAATTAAAGCAGCAGATTTAAAagaatgcatttttcttttaaacagaaTAAATCTTTTCAATTCTTTCCAttctcaaaatttttctttactgCAATTATATATTTCCCTATTTgttgaattttaatattaaaattcctTACTCTATTGAATGCAGTATATTTAATAATACTcaatttttctgaatattttgaaaatttaagtgcattatttaaattatttacatgATATTTAAAGATGTGTGATAAGCACTAAAGATCGGTGTATAAATGTCTTGTTTTTGAAGAGGCACagggcattgattttttttcttaattaaatcaCTACAAAAtacatagttgttcatgattgggtttccatcACACAATGGTCCAagatctatcccttcaccagtgtacatttatttCTCACCAACAAGGTTCCCAGTTTTcatcctgccaccaccaccacccccgccaccagcctgcctctatggcagacacttttctctggctctggctctctgtctttctctctccctctctctctctgtctctctctcactctcactctctcattttggacattatggtttgcaatacaggcactgaaaagTTACTATGTTAtctttttacctcctttcagcactcagttactgtccagagtaatcatttgcAACCATCATTGTTATAGtgatagtgatcccttctctacctaACTGCCATTCTCCCATCCCCATCACCTTATGGTAAGCTTCCatccatggaccagttctcctggccctcatttctattgccttaggtatcagtctcatactgtttttaatattcacaaataagtgcaattgCTCTATGTCTTTCCTGCTCTTGACTCATTCACTCCACAtccacccacttataagcaaatctcacGACTTCATTTTCCTggcagctgaatagtattccattgtatagacataCCATGGTTTCTATCCAGTTATAGTTCTCAGACACTCGGGTTGGTTCCATATTCTGACTATTCTGAATAgtacttcaatgaacatagaaatgcaaataatttcaaCCCATTTTATTGTGCAAATGAAGATAATGCTATTTCTATAAAACATACTTATCTGCTGATGTGACTATTACATGTTTTAAGTTGTTAAATGTTTTATCTATCCATGTAATATTTAATAGTCTCTTTAATGGATATGTTTATTCCTCTAAAGAATAAGACATAGACATTCTTAGTCTTATGATTTCTAAACatgagaaaagtaaataaaatctattttttgaaCTAAGTTGTAAAAATTCTTATGGATAAGAGAAAAAGTTCACTTTTAGGGattgcttgcttttttctttggATACATCTTTTTTCCTGCAAGTTGCACTGTTAGTAACTAATAATAAATTGAGAAACAATATTAATACTGCTAACCTTAACACTTGATTATATATTCTGATAAATTTACTGAATTATATAACCTAGCTGTCCAATATTAATGTCATTTAAAAGTGTCATTTTTGAAATGCCATTATTGAAAATGGTGAGAGTGTCATTTTTGAAGTTggcatgtttaaaaattttattttattttttagataacatgatttacaatttttttataatacagttgtttcaggcattcaatagtCCACACCTCTGTCAGCTTCCCTCAACCAATTTCTACATTTTTCCCACACATCTCCCAAGTGTGCCTCTTTAgtaggcacaaacaaatttggCTTAATATATTCTTGTTACAGCAAAGagtaaatggaattattaaaagcAGATTAACAATTCTCAATCTGacaattgttatatctcacaaaaGTCATTGTCTTGCAATGTTGTATCTCACACAAGTTATTGacctacagtgacagtgacttactcAAGTCACTGAAGATTTGTTGAGCTGGTTGTTATAGTCCAGctttctttattattcttttcacTCATTTGGTgttcttctatgcaactttcccatcaaatttacTATGTTCCTCCTGGACTGTCAATGCTACAAAATTTGGAAGTTCCACACACCCCTAGGAGCTGTGGAACTGCCCAATTTAGAGTCTTGGATGAGGATTAGTTATGGAACTGGGGCACTTCGATGCCAGATAATGTCAGAGGTGGGTGAGGGCTGCTGGGCCATTAGGCATGGAAGGGTATCTGCctgcccccattctgagaaggccctagagttctcagcccagagacAGGTCCACTTGGAATGATTCAGCATCATTTATCATTTGtgtcctttatttactttacatacaaatatatcactgtatcaatgtatatCACTGGCATCTCGttgctcagtaatgtctccattcatccctatagtgtttagggccaggggaatgagacccattattgttactgtttttggcatataaaatatgccatggggagcttgccaggctctgctgtgcaggcgggaaactctcagaggcttgccaggctctctgagaggcaaatgtatatatttctctatgattttatggaaaatgggtagggagagtttcttatgatgtgtcctgtggctgctttgtggctgcacGGTCCAGGACAAAcaatgttcactcatgcgtgaggctccacCCAAGTGTTtggaaagcggcctagagcgAGCAGCAGGGGAGTAGTAGAGATCGGTTGTGAAAACTGGGTTCCTTGAGgatgggagggctctcactttcCCCCTTCTGGGGTGCTCTGAGTGGAAATAGCTTCTGGtccagagtctggtggcatggttatgggagcctcattttatgctcccttctgggagagcagctgtgagttctaGAGGGTGGTGGACGAGGAGATTATCGTCCTCCTGGCGATGAAGTTAAGGTAGAGGGCAATTGATctcaatccaaaaataaataaataaatattagcacacagaGCTCTACATGTTCATAATCTATTATATGAGTTTAATGACTCTAGGGTGAaaataacaatcttcacacgttTTCCTCTCAGGAAACATTTGggattatttttaatgcattgttcataacaagccatacaaaataaattatttaggacctgctttgggggcaggcatgggtggtggtgggagaacACAAAATAATGGTAAAGAGAAGGTgttgtggtggtgggattgatgctgaaatattaaatgtaataaattttgtgaataactttataaaaataaactaaaataaaatgtgaggaaTAAATTAATATGGCATCAGCTAAAGAAAATCTACTACAAATTGTTTATACAGAATTGTCTAAAGAccttgaaaaaagaagaaaaagaaggtagACCTTAAGCTAAGAGGTCTTACTACCTTAAAAATGTAGTCTGCACACCTTCACAATGATACAGgtaaagacagaaaaaatattaataaaaattactatattAATACCTATTAGtgttatatgttttaaaatttctttgcatCTTGAAGTAAGTTATAGCTGGTATTATACCTGATTTATAAATCAGTAAATAagtacttaaaaaataatgtcaAGTTTGTcaactattttatttcacataaaaatttgaTGTAAAATACCATGAAGGAAAACTAAGAGATTGTCATaacttttctttaatatttgaatttgtatctttttgttcatttctggAATACACCCAGCAATATTTAGGACTTACTCCATGATCTAtgctaagaaattatttttagtagaGCGAATCTTACATTTTCTACAATCTTTTAAACTCACTTTAACAAATTTCACACTATATTGTTAAATGGAATACATCTCATAATTATCATTAGATAGAAATAACATTATGTCAGTAAGAGGGAtcatagtatattatatataatatacattatttacTATAAAGAGTTTTATATAgtgtattttttacttttttaagttcaaatatttgttttattccattaaaaatgatttcaaagaAGCACAGGAAAGTTTGGGTTACTAGTTCACTAGAGTGTGTAATCCTTCTCAAGTCAGAAATCAACAGACCTAAAACCTAATGGCAGGAAGCAATCTAGCTAGAGTGTATTTTTTAATCCATGACTCCATTCCACTTTACACACACTTGCAatcacacacgcgcgcacacgcacacaaatTCCTTGTAAAATACTTTAAGTACTCATTAAGGTTAAGTAGAATGTGTGAAAGCATAATTtagttcgagcaggcaccagtaatttagtagatgaaaaaaatctcaattttttgaataaatgaaaattatgctTTATTTAGAAGCCTTTATgttctacaaaataaaattattttgtttaagtataaaataacttGGATACATGGTATTTCAAACTAATCAAAAAGTTTTACAGAATCAGAGTGTAGTATCTATAAAATTGGAGAAAGTAAAATGGTTCTATATATCtatgttattttttcattttctgtaaaaaatgtatgtatatatgatctatatactataatatagcgctagagagatagcacagcaggtagggcatttgccttgcacacggcagacccaggtttgattcctccatccctctcagagagcccggcaagctaccaagagtatctcgcccacatagcagagcctggaaagctacgagtggtgtattcggtatgccaaaaacagtaacaagtctcacaatggagatgttactggtgcctgttcgagcaaatcaatgaacaatgggatgacagtgatacagtgatactaaaataCGTGAATATGAAGTCAGTGGGCCCCCACggatggcttatgtgaggcagggaggaggaagatggCCACTTTGTCCCCATCCATCTCTGCTACCCTGTGACCAACTGTGAAGGCTCAAACTGATAAAGTATGCAATGAGCCTCTACACAGCATGAACCAGCCCCAGTAGATGACTGTCAAGCCCATCTGATTCCCCCTTGATCTTTTCATCACAGAAATTAATCCCACCActcaatttctcagggagccatgaaCTCAGGCTGTAGCAAGGAATCactttttatagtaaaataaagcCAGTTGTAGACCTTACCCAGGATTTCTGGGTCCTTATCctacctcacagaaaagaatttcatgagtagATGAGCGgtcaagtaaaaacagattttatttggaggttttgagtaaggggaggagggagagaagaggagagagagtaacatgctcaagagagaacatgggcttctccaaaagcagagagagccccagtacacagctcaagaggggagctgcaggtgacacatgtgcttgggcaccacttGTGCCTGTCTAtgtgggcacaagtagcacatggaCTTGGGCAGCAGATGTGCACAcatcctttgttcaaggtggcttttataagttgttgttttgttttttgtttttgtttttgttttttccccacaCTGCCCTACATGGGGCTTCTAGCTATATAAGAATCCAAgaatctgttgctagggtggttgccaagggttTAGAGTGGTTGatagtcttctttgaaattcctttccttggcctttgttcctgcttaAGCTTCTCTCAAAGGGGGAAGTCTAGGGGTCTGTTGGCACCAGGCTCCTGATCTGAAAAGGTCAGCTCTTTGTAGATTGAGGTTATTGGTTTAATTACTTCCTAGGAAATCCATCTTCATGTGGGACCTTCCCTGTCTATCTGCCTATGTCAAATATAtataagataatatatatataggtaaacatatataaataaaggttctatgtatatatgcaaaccTATATACATGTTAAGGAGGTATCTATCTTTCTGTCTATATATAGATTGATAGATACctccatatacatacacattattAAGGCAcaggatttgaaaatatttaaagcaattgACCATCCAATACTtacaaaagtatatattttaatctattttttattaatagatGTTATGTTGAATAACCTATTAAAGTGAGAAAATATTGTTCTTGGTTTTTAAATACAAGCAGTTACATTTTGAATAAGTTGCatatcatttccttttttcctataaagaaattataaaatgctgaaagaaagtttcaacaaatgaaaaaacaataaaattacatatttaacaTACTAAGCAAAATATCCTTCATTCATAAATGTGTCTCTTTAATCTGGTGATAATTTTCTGCTAAACAAAATTCAGAATAGGTTTTtggattattttacttttcagaaTATTATTAATTAGTAGCATCTATCCATGTACTCAGAGAAATatcagaaaaacaataaaaaataaaatttaaattaaaaacaatttattaaacAGAAGCATtcataaactattaaaaaactgaaattgTACAATGATGATAAGAATTACATTGTTAAAGAGCttactaaaatttttatgtttatacttttaaaattaatctgcAGTGTgtctaaattatttcattatattatttcatttgtctGTAGAAGATAGATTTTTTTGCCATATCCATAAAAGCTTGCTTAACTTGTTGATTCCTTAAACTGTAAATAAAAGGATTTAGCATAGGAGCTACTGAGGTGTTTAACACAGCAACTCCCTTGCTCAAAGATACCCTTTCTTGTGCTGAAGGCTTGATGTACATAAAAATGCAACTGCCATAAGAGATAGAGATGACAATCATGTGGGAGGAACACGTGGAAAATGCCTTTTTCCTCTGGCTAGTAGAAGGAATCTTTAAAATCGTTCTGATGATGTATGTAtaggaaagaaatattaatgCCAAAGTGAACATTAGAGTAAAGACTGCACAAGCAAACCCAAGTTTCTCAAGGAAGTTTGTGTCTGAACAAGAAAGCTGCAGAAGGGGGAAATAATCACAGGTAAAGTGATCAATAATATTAGATTTACAGTAATCCAGCTTTAAGAGCATTAAGAGCGCAGGGAATATAATTAAGAAGGAAATGAACCACGATGAGAAGACAAGTAGTACACACACTTTGCGACTCATGATTGTCATGTAGTGCAGCGGTTTGCAGATTGCAATGTAACGGTCATAGGACATGGCAGCCAGCAGGTAAAATTCAGTGACTcccaagagaatgaaaaaaaataattgagcaaAGCAATCACCGAAGGAAATGGTTTTATCGCCTGAAATAATAGTACTCAGGAACTTGGGGATACTGACAGTTGTGAATGAAACTTCTAATATGGAAAAATTTctgaggaagaaatacatgggggtcTGAAGGTGTGAATCCAGCAAAGTGAGCGTGATAATTGTCAGGTTCCCCGTGATGCTGAGCATGTAAGTAATGAGAAGAAATATAAAGATGACAGCTTGAAATTTTGGATCATCGGACAGTCCCAGAAGAATAAAATCTGCTATTTCTGTATGGTTTCTCATTGCTCAGtggctgatttatttttcttcagtcaGATCTATGAGAAAAAGTGatatagaaaatggaaaatatacattttatagcaGTATCATCAATTTGGTTTGAGGTGCTCACTCTACTCCAGGATCACTCTCTCTGACTCCACTttacaggcttttttttttaaccacttttGTCCTGGTAcatcagatttttttaatattaaacattttcattttctactaTGCCTCATGGGAAATCAGAAATAATAAGTCATTAATATCAGCAGCAACTGATGACTGAGATAGAGGGAAGAAaggccagagggaaaaaaaaaataaactgagcaGATTTAAGACTGGGTTGATTACATTTGAAATCCTGGCAgctacttctttgtcaaaattagGATCTTTATTCCAATATGTTAGTTCCCtttctgtttaaaataataacaacgtGATTAACATCATCATTGCATTGAGTAATTTTCTTCTATCAGAGAGATATGTGCTAGCCAGGAAAGTTGAGTTTAATAGTTTAATTGatgcattattttaatatatggtcactgtcactattactgtcactgtcatcccgttgctcatcaatttgttcgagcgggcaccagtaatgtctccattgtgagacttgttgttactgttttggcatattgaatacgccacggggagcttgccaggctctgccgtataggtgggatactctggtagcttgccaggctctccgagcggggcagaggaatcaatcccgggtcggccacgtgtaaagctaacgccctacccgctgtgctatggctcaagcCCCTATAAGGTTTAACTCTTTTCTGTAGAGAAAGTGTTCTCTAATAACTGAACTGAAAACCTATGGGATTATTATGGTATGCTATTTAAAAGATTGTGTACAGGCCAGACTatgtacagaaggtaaggcaattgccttgcaagcagcagactccagttcaatccccagcatctcatatggacctgtggcaccaccaggagtaattcctaaatgcagggctagcagtaaaccctgaacatcaccagatgtggctcccaagccaaaaataaacaaataaaaataaataaaagtttatatgtAAGTACTAGTAAATAAATATGACACCAGAAGGCTTACAAAAGAATGGTCTGAATATACCTCCCCAGTGAGATAAATTACTTGATTATATAGTACCTGTCATTCCAGGAAAGTGAATCTTAACTTTGTGTTTTCACTTTACGCCGTGATGCAGAGCTCACCCATTATGGAGCATCTGTCCCTTCACTCTGTCTTTGATGCCAAAACGCCCAAGGTAATTAGTTTCTCTCATCTTCCACTAAGATTCGATGTCCACATTTAAGAAATGCCAGCATATTTGCACTCTTTCAATGTTGCCACAATGGCCACTTCATTGTCCTTTACCTAATTAGTAACACATTTGTGAAAATTATGTGGTACATATTaaacaatagaaacaaaagtgaatatattttaagaaacagaTTGCAATGACACTGAAAATTAGCTCTGAACTTATTCTCACAGTGCTGTTTAGTACCCAGTGTATGAGACATGTAAAAGTCGATCTGCACTCATTCTTATCAAGCCATCACACATTTAGTGATGAAATTACCTGTGTGTTAACTACTTTATGTGTTTCTGGAAGTAGAGTAGATTCTTACTTTCAAACCTATGCAATATAATGCAGTgcctaaaaaaactaaaattaacatATTGATTAAGTAATTAATGTTTGGTATATTCTAAATCACATATTGCTAACATATATAGTTCTCTATTTGATGCAAAATTATAGGCTATGTATTGTGCATATTTCATCTTGtgcaaaatgatttttcttttcattgaaaggTTTTACTTTATTCTGTTGTaacagaataaatatatataataaatatattaaaacataaaatatatttaatgtttatattataaatatagtaAGACATTAAgtatattttcacaaaataaagaaGATTTTGTTTGAACCTCAGAGTTAAATTTTGACAGTAACTAATGGCATTGGAAATCTGTgttccaaaatttttattatagaattagaaataattactctggaaaagaactgagtgctgaaagtaggtcaaGTGATTGcaatgataatctttcagcatccGTATtgggcaaaccataatgcccaaaaggataaagagagagaaagaagaaaaagagaggtaacaatagagagaaaaatgagagaagaagaagaagaaagaagaagaagaagaaagaagaagaagaagaagaagaagaagaagaagaagaagaagaagaagaagaagaagaagaagaagaagaagaataagaagaagaaggaagaagaaggaggagaagaaggaagagaagaaggaggagaagaaaaagaagaagagaaggagaaaagaagaaaaggagagaaggagaatagaagaagagaaggagaagaaaaaggagaatgagaagaagaagatatAAAGAAAAGTGCCTACTGTAGAGGTAGGAGCCAGGGAGGAAACTGTGAAATTCATGGTAGAAAGTATACACTGGTTTGGGCTGTATACtggaagggatgagtgttcgaacattatataactaaaacccaTTATAAACAAACTCGTATTTgggtatctcatagtgattcaataaaaaaaagttactgaatttttactgtaattaaaaataaatctcatcaTTTCATGTTCcctttcttagaaaaatattactATATCATAATCCTACAAAAATATTGTTAATGGATTTAAATGTATTgcatttttgaatatttaattttctcttgtttcctgTTAATTTAAACACTTTCTGAATATTACCACAACTTtattacatattaatattttttacaagACTTTGTATGTTTGGGGAAGAGTAGGAGAGAAGACACTGGGCCACACCTCTGCTGCCCCAGGTACCACAATCCATCATAGTTCACTTACAACAAATAAGCCTGTGAAAGAACGGTTGAACACCTGGTTTTTGAGTGAAAATTAACACTTGCATCACTTGAAAGAATGCTAACAAAAAATGATTCAATATCATAGAATTAGAGCAAAAGAATCGTTTTTACATGAAAaccttttcaaaaattaaatcaatcatatttatttaccaacaataaattagaaaaatcagATAAAACTATGATCACTCCTTCACTAACTATGCAAACTTTTGAagtaaactcttttttaaaataatcatatgaTTCCTAAAACATTTGTCTTTCCATGgctggcaatattcagggactactcctggctctgtgctcaggaattactccaaacCATATGACATCCTGGAGCTCGAACCTAGGGGTCATGTGCATTACTCATGCCAGAACTGTTGTACGTTTGATCCAGACCCTGATTCCTACACCCTTAATCCACACTATATATTTCCACGTAGATTATAAATTTTAtctccaaccttttttttttttttgctttttgggtcacacccagcgatgcttaggggtcactcctggttctgcactcaggaattactctggccatgctcaggggaccatgagggatgctgggaatcgaacctgggtcggccacgtgcaaggcaaacgccctacccgctgtgctgtcactccagccccatatctccAAACATTTAAATGAGCTTTTTCagcctttaaaattataaatcctgttttttttttcttttttggcttttggggtcacaaccagggatgcacaggggtaactcctgtatctgcactcagaaattaccggtggtggtgctcaggggaccatatgggatgctgggaatcgagcccgggttggctgcatgcaaggcaaacaccctaaccgccgtgctatcgttccagccctataAATCCTGGTTAATACTTTACCTTAGAATAATGTTTCTCATGTTTATTTTCATCCACTTTATAAAAAGAACTCTTATTGCTTTTTAACCCTGAAACCAACATCTTTGcaattcaaatgaaaattaaaattgatcCTCCATATTTGTCAATCAAGGTGTTAAAATATTCCTCATACTTGTTAAGTCAGATGGCAAGCATTGCCTTTAGGCATTCTGAAAACTCTTAAATACTGCCCTTCCCAAATCCCTACTATTAGGTTACTACTAATAATAGCTATCAAGAAAAACCAGATATTGATTATTTACTTGATTCCCTAACATGGACTTTATCTACATCAGAAAATATTGTCAGACTAACCAAAAGATATCCCTTTGAGAAATTAATATAACACCTTAAACTGATTTGTGTTGTATTTCTGGTTGTGTGGTTTTAATGATATTAGTGTTGTGTTATATGCTATTCCTTTTAATGCAACAACTTtgaaagtttaatattttaaactttatgcTTACTTTCTCTCATCTTCAGTTGAAACTCACTAGAGGTCATTATTCAAATTTCACAAATCATATATACAAAGCAATGAGTTTTGTTGATCATACCAGTCGGTTTCTAATGTATGAGTTTATTAGGTGTTAGAGTTTAGGTAAAtaaagaagagaacaaaagacAGTTTAATGTTGTAGGGACAAAGAATCCTCAAGAAatccattcagaatcctttttaaaattatgtattcatttttgtttgggggccacatccagctgtgctctggtctgactcttggatctgcactcagagttcactcccggcagtgctcagagtaccatacgGGACATGTTGAGGATCAAATTGGGTGGGCTGCAAaataggcaaatgccctgcctgctatactatcttttctGAATCCTGGAAATATTATTTCATCATAAtttgttttcatcatttttataataattttgaaagttaTTTCACTGAGTAtgaataatttttacttatttatttcaataattatgAAATACATCAGTCTTCAAAGAGACAAATCAAGGAAAAAGATTATCTGAGCCATATTTAATAACACCTTCAGAAATATTAGTGCTGATATTTATGGGAGTTGTAGCAAATATCAACTTTTATCTAATCTCATACTCTAAGTTCTTTTACTAAGCATCTATAATTTAAACAAAGGTATAAGTACCtaagaataataaaatctaaatatcatgcatttattatttacaatattatAAGGTAGAAAGTAGTTGAACTTTACAGTTAGAGAAATAagtattgaaaaaaatgaatcacttatTAGATTTGCTACTTTGAATGAGTTAATTATTTTagcttcctttatttatttaagtggAGCTTAAATTTCAGAGTATTTTTGAGATTTAATACTATATGTACAGAGCAATCTATAACATGTTATGACATGTTTTAAATCAtatatttacttttctattttctgaaattatttataaGTTTGGAGAAGTGCATACATGACCACTGTGGTTTTGTCAGAACATTATCATTTAatccaaagaaatacaaatattttaatattttatttaatttaaccattgtgcaatattaaaaaattgttacTTTACAAATAAAGAACTAAGACTCATATTTTAGGTGTATAACACTTCATATTTGTTTGCAAAGtttgaaaattcaaatataacTCCAAACTATCTCTCTCTATTCTCTtaaacaatttctaaaatatattttgtacttcaatagaaacacagatgcagagagagcaaTTCCTTGCCATTATttaatcaataataaataagttcatgaataaaaacataataaccCTATTTGTGCACTTCAAAAATGCATCTAGTTTCTCAATGCAACtgctattcatttttatttaaattgatcCAAGTTGAGCATGTATATTGTATCAATGAGCTTTAGGAGAATTGTATTACCATTTATCTAATGACTTACCTCTGCTTTTCACTTAAGTTCACTGATACTCAAAATTGTTGACATACAAAATCATGTACTACATATGAATATTTTACCAATTTCCATGTCATAATCCAGAAAAACCAGCATTTCTGAAAATATGCATTCTCTCTcccattaaataatttttctttctattggaactgtttttatcttaaaatgaCCCATTTTATCCAGAGGGATAAATTTTCTTGATTATAGAG is part of the Sorex araneus isolate mSorAra2 chromosome 2, mSorAra2.pri, whole genome shotgun sequence genome and harbors:
- the LOC129402230 gene encoding olfactory receptor 6C1, whose protein sequence is MRNHTEIADFILLGLSDDPKFQAVIFIFLLITYMLSITGNLTIITLTLLDSHLQTPMYFFLRNFSILEVSFTTVSIPKFLSTIISGDKTISFGDCFAQLFFFILLGVTEFYLLAAMSYDRYIAICKPLHYMTIMSRKVCVLLVFSSWFISFLIIFPALLMLLKLDYCKSNIIDHFTCDYFPLLQLSCSDTNFLEKLGFACAVFTLMFTLALIFLSYTYIIRTILKIPSTSQRKKAFSTCSSHMIVISISYGSCIFMYIKPSAQERVSLSKGVAVLNTSVAPMLNPFIYSLRNQQVKQAFMDMAKKSIFYRQMK